One genomic window of Polyangium aurulentum includes the following:
- a CDS encoding TetR/AcrR family transcriptional regulator C-terminal domain-containing protein has translation MRIQREQVVREALSLLDEAGIEGVTMRKLAQRLEIQAPSLYWHFANKKALLDGMADALVEPVARDVEPALPWDEVLRRVAAELRRALLSRRDGARVFAGTYIVTENILRVSEAQMGALRRAGASSRVAAWGCFSLVHYVIGFSMEEQALDPRFNPEPVDLPRSRERFASFPRERFPHVLSALDDIFDTDLDTRFTFGLDRLITGLRADLPDTPPKS, from the coding sequence ATGCGCATCCAGAGGGAGCAGGTGGTGCGGGAGGCGCTGTCGTTGCTGGACGAGGCGGGGATCGAAGGGGTGACGATGCGCAAGCTGGCGCAGCGCCTGGAGATCCAGGCCCCGTCGCTCTACTGGCACTTCGCCAACAAGAAGGCGCTGCTGGATGGGATGGCGGATGCGCTGGTCGAGCCGGTGGCGCGCGACGTGGAGCCCGCGCTGCCGTGGGACGAGGTGCTGCGACGGGTGGCGGCCGAGCTGCGGCGGGCGCTCCTGTCGCGCCGGGATGGCGCGCGCGTCTTCGCCGGCACCTACATCGTCACGGAGAACATCCTGCGCGTGAGCGAGGCGCAGATGGGGGCCTTGCGGCGCGCGGGCGCCTCGTCGCGCGTGGCCGCCTGGGGCTGCTTCTCGCTCGTCCATTACGTGATCGGCTTCAGCATGGAGGAGCAGGCGCTCGATCCGCGATTCAACCCCGAGCCCGTGGACCTGCCCCGAAGCCGCGAGCGCTTCGCGTCCTTCCCGCGGGAGCGCTTCCCCCACGTGCTCTCGGCCCTCGACGACATCTTCGACACGGATCTCGACACCCGCTTCACCTTCGGCCTCGATCGGCTCATCACCGGGTTGA